In Shewanella sp. VB17, a single genomic region encodes these proteins:
- a CDS encoding DMT family transporter, with protein MPEQASHQPAVKHINQPLLSKMVPVAFLAVVLIWSTTPLGIVWSSESVHPTMAVLLRMLIALALGSLILLITRIRLPMSKTALKLYAFSSIGIVGGMLLSYFSAKYLMSGTISLIFGLSPLISGLLAQKILNEPTFGPIRSLSLVVAFIGLGIVCSSKISLTSDSWIGLVLILTAMFLFSLSGVLIKTVKINIHPIASTVGALMFSTPIFILAWIIFDGTLPIAQWEIKSIYAIIYLGIFGSLIGFIGYFYILQNLKASTVALVTLITPVFAIMLGASLNGEIITSSLILGAICVLLGLSLYQFGDRCLQRVKLSRQRRGSTKIIL; from the coding sequence ATGCCAGAACAAGCATCACATCAACCCGCAGTTAAGCATATAAACCAACCTCTTTTATCAAAAATGGTGCCAGTGGCTTTTTTGGCCGTCGTGCTTATCTGGTCGACAACCCCACTGGGCATTGTATGGAGCAGCGAGTCAGTTCACCCAACGATGGCTGTGTTACTTCGAATGTTGATTGCGCTTGCTTTAGGTAGCTTAATTTTACTCATCACTCGAATTCGATTACCTATGTCTAAAACAGCACTCAAGTTATATGCCTTTTCATCCATTGGTATTGTTGGTGGCATGCTATTGAGCTATTTTTCAGCCAAGTATCTCATGTCGGGGACCATATCGTTAATCTTTGGACTTTCTCCTTTGATATCCGGACTTTTAGCCCAAAAAATTCTTAATGAACCCACATTCGGGCCGATACGATCTTTATCATTGGTCGTGGCTTTTATCGGGCTTGGAATTGTGTGTTCCTCTAAAATCTCGTTAACGTCGGATAGCTGGATAGGTTTAGTACTGATTTTAACAGCAATGTTTCTGTTTAGCTTAAGTGGTGTGTTAATTAAAACGGTTAAAATTAACATCCACCCCATCGCAAGTACTGTCGGCGCACTGATGTTTTCCACGCCAATATTCATCTTAGCTTGGATCATATTTGATGGCACTTTACCAATAGCACAATGGGAAATAAAATCTATTTATGCCATTATCTATCTTGGCATATTTGGCTCCTTAATTGGTTTTATTGGTTACTTTTACATCTTGCAAAACCTCAAGGCGAGTACAGTGGCTTTAGTCACACTCATCACTCCTGTTTTTGCCATCATGCTAGGCGCAAGCCTCAATGGTGAAATCATCACTTCATCCCTCATTTTAGGGGCTATCTGTGTCCTTTTGGGATTAAGTTTGTATCAATTTGGTGATCGATGCTTACAGCGTGTAAAGCTAAGTCGTCAACGACGAGGCTCAACAAAGATTATTTTATGA
- a CDS encoding LysR family transcriptional regulator, with the protein MNISRVDLNLLVYFDVLLRELNVTRAADQLGISQPAMSNGLKRLRGLFDDPLLIRTSKGMTPTERALALKPVIRELLVGLEKAIEPKAQFNPFESEQVFRMMASDYAEATLIPLLIARLRNEAPKVILDIMTPSDVNFPDVEQGRVDMVINRFDSIPQSFHQKVLWKDSFSCLINRNHDVLKHFNLASYLGAHHVWVSKTGMGIGVGMDPDDVQRLGWVDEALAKIGAKRRITVFTRHYQAASSLAERQDLIATVPSKMARLQQDNPRVSIVPPPFDIPNIELTMAWSPLLQHNPAHQWMRELITQTAKMIDRF; encoded by the coding sequence ATGAATATATCTAGAGTCGACCTCAATCTATTAGTGTACTTTGATGTGTTGCTAAGAGAGCTAAATGTTACACGCGCGGCTGATCAACTGGGGATCAGCCAACCGGCAATGAGTAATGGATTAAAAAGGTTACGAGGACTTTTTGATGATCCTCTACTGATCAGGACCAGTAAAGGGATGACCCCAACCGAGCGAGCGTTAGCGTTAAAGCCGGTGATCCGTGAATTACTGGTTGGTTTAGAAAAAGCGATAGAACCCAAAGCGCAATTTAACCCCTTCGAGAGTGAGCAAGTGTTTCGTATGATGGCGTCAGATTATGCTGAAGCGACACTTATACCGTTATTAATCGCGCGTTTACGCAATGAAGCCCCTAAAGTTATTTTAGACATTATGACGCCCAGTGATGTGAATTTTCCTGATGTGGAGCAAGGGCGAGTGGATATGGTAATTAACCGTTTCGACAGTATCCCCCAATCTTTTCACCAAAAAGTACTTTGGAAAGATAGTTTTAGCTGCTTAATCAATCGAAATCATGATGTGTTGAAACACTTTAACTTAGCCAGTTATCTTGGTGCCCATCATGTGTGGGTCAGTAAAACTGGCATGGGGATTGGTGTTGGCATGGATCCCGATGATGTACAGAGGCTGGGCTGGGTAGATGAAGCGTTAGCTAAGATAGGGGCTAAACGGCGGATCACCGTGTTTACTCGTCACTATCAGGCCGCAAGTTCGCTGGCTGAAAGGCAAGATCTTATTGCTACAGTGCCAAGTAAGATGGCGAGGTTACAGCAAGATAATCCTCGAGTGTCGATAGTGCCTCCTCCTTTTGATATTCCGAATATTGAGTTAACGATGGCGTGGAGTCCTTTATTACAACACAACCCCGCTCATCAATGGATGCGTGAATTAATCACGCAAACCGCGAAGATGATTGACCGATTTTAA
- a CDS encoding isocitrate lyase, with protein MSNYKADIDSTTTLLEKEGSAWNAINPESVARMRAQNQFKTGLDIAKYTAKIMREDMANYDADHTKYTQSLGCWHGFIGQQKMIAIKKHLLSTKRCYLYLSGWMVAALRSEFGPLPDQSMHEKTSVASLISELYTFLRQADARELGGLFRELDNANGKEKDAVQAKIDHFETHVVPIIADIDAGFGNEEATYLMAKQMIEAGACCIQLENQVSDVKQCGHQDGKVTVPHVEFLAKINAVRYAFLELGIDDGVIVARTDSLGAGLTQKIAVTSKPGDLGDQYNSFLEVEEVVTENLNNGDLVFKRGDKLVKPARLPNGLFKFRAGTGEERCVLDCITSLQNGADLLWIETEKPHVAQIGAMVNAIRHVIPNAKLVYNNSPSFNWTLNFRQQIFDIMAQAGKDVSSYKREDLMSIDYDGTELAIQADEKIRTFQADSAREAGIFHHLITLPTYHTAALSTDNLAKEYFGDQGMLGYVANVQRQEIRQGIACVKHQHMSGSDIGDDHKEYFSGDQALKASGKDNTMNQFS; from the coding sequence ATGTCAAATTATAAAGCTGATATCGACAGCACAACAACGCTATTAGAAAAAGAAGGTAGCGCATGGAATGCGATTAACCCTGAGTCAGTCGCTCGTATGCGAGCCCAGAACCAGTTTAAGACAGGTTTAGACATCGCGAAGTACACTGCTAAGATAATGCGTGAAGACATGGCTAATTACGATGCGGATCACACGAAATACACCCAGTCTTTAGGGTGCTGGCATGGTTTTATTGGTCAGCAGAAGATGATTGCCATTAAAAAGCACCTGCTCAGCACTAAACGTTGTTATCTTTACTTATCGGGTTGGATGGTGGCAGCCCTACGCAGTGAATTTGGACCATTGCCCGACCAATCAATGCATGAGAAAACCTCGGTTGCCAGTTTAATCAGCGAACTTTATACTTTCCTTCGCCAAGCCGATGCCCGTGAACTTGGTGGTCTTTTTCGTGAACTCGATAATGCCAACGGCAAAGAAAAAGACGCTGTTCAAGCAAAAATTGATCACTTCGAAACTCATGTGGTTCCGATTATTGCCGATATTGACGCAGGCTTTGGTAATGAAGAAGCCACTTATCTAATGGCGAAACAAATGATTGAAGCGGGTGCCTGTTGTATTCAACTTGAAAACCAAGTTTCAGACGTTAAACAATGTGGTCATCAAGACGGCAAAGTCACCGTCCCTCATGTTGAATTTCTTGCCAAAATCAATGCGGTGCGTTATGCCTTCCTTGAGCTAGGTATTGATGATGGTGTCATTGTTGCGCGTACTGATTCATTAGGTGCTGGACTAACACAAAAAATAGCGGTGACCTCGAAGCCAGGTGATCTTGGCGATCAATATAATTCATTCCTTGAAGTTGAAGAAGTCGTGACAGAGAACCTCAATAACGGCGATCTGGTCTTTAAACGTGGTGATAAGTTGGTTAAGCCTGCACGTCTGCCTAATGGCCTGTTTAAATTCAGGGCGGGTACCGGTGAAGAACGCTGTGTACTCGACTGCATCACCAGCTTACAAAATGGGGCGGATTTGTTATGGATTGAGACTGAAAAGCCTCATGTGGCTCAAATTGGAGCCATGGTCAATGCCATCCGTCACGTTATTCCTAACGCCAAACTGGTATACAACAACTCACCATCATTTAACTGGACACTGAACTTCCGTCAGCAGATCTTCGATATCATGGCACAAGCAGGTAAAGATGTATCGAGCTATAAGCGTGAAGACTTAATGAGTATCGATTACGACGGCACTGAACTGGCCATACAAGCAGATGAGAAAATCCGCACCTTCCAAGCTGATTCAGCACGTGAAGCAGGTATCTTTCATCACCTCATCACACTACCCACTTATCATACAGCGGCCCTGTCGACTGATAACTTGGCCAAAGAGTACTTCGGCGATCAAGGCATGCTGGGGTATGTGGCGAATGTTCAGCGTCAAGAGATCCGCCAAGGCATCGCCTGTGTGAAACATCAACACATGTCAGGCTCTGATATTGGCGATGATCACAAGGAGTACTTCTCAGGCGATCAAGCACTAAAAGCCTCGGGTAAAGATAACACAATGAATCAATTCAGCTAA